A section of the Pseudanabaena mucicola str. Chao 1806 genome encodes:
- a CDS encoding restriction endonuclease gives MKSFEFSFCRRQNENRYTSKDAEASLYGVTDGKAIGTYLEQKFRQYLKDKYDFVEGNSAIGIDFLSLLVDMKVTSFRQPQSSCPFKSARQKIFGLGYGLIIFVYDKSDDSSNRTWTLNILHTIYVSADRTGDFQMTRGIRSTFANEDNKDDLMAFMIDCNLPVDKIELSNIADEILGRPPIQGFLTISNALQWWLQYSRLIELAGKEEGLIAIYRSDA, from the coding sequence ATTAAGAGTTTTGAGTTTTCATTTTGCCGTAGGCAAAATGAAAACCGCTATACCTCTAAGGATGCGGAAGCGAGTCTGTATGGCGTTACCGATGGAAAAGCAATTGGAACTTATTTAGAGCAAAAATTTAGGCAATATCTTAAAGATAAATATGACTTTGTGGAAGGTAATTCTGCTATTGGTATCGATTTTCTCAGCTTATTGGTAGATATGAAGGTGACAAGCTTTAGACAACCTCAGTCATCATGTCCTTTCAAATCTGCTCGCCAAAAGATTTTTGGGCTAGGTTATGGACTGATTATTTTTGTCTATGATAAAAGCGATGACAGTAGCAATAGAACTTGGACTCTGAATATTCTGCATACAATTTATGTTAGTGCTGATAGAACGGGTGACTTTCAAATGACTCGTGGAATTCGTAGTACCTTTGCGAATGAAGATAATAAAGATGATCTGATGGCTTTTATGATTGATTGCAACTTACCTGTTGATAAAATTGAATTATCGAATATTGCGGATGAAATTCTTGGCAGACCTCCAATTCAAGGATTTCTCACGATTTCCAACGCTCTGCAGTGGTGGCTTCAGTATAGTAGATTAATCGAACTGGCTGGCAAAGAAGAAGGACTAATCGCTATTTATAGGAGTGATGCGTGA
- a CDS encoding Uma2 family endonuclease, translating to MVLATTKRYTVDEYLELEAKAEFKSEFVDGEIIPMAGATANHNILTAKFLARILLALEDLNYSVFMSDMRLWMPEHKRYTYPDVMAIEGKSVFTDEKQTAITNPLLIVEILSNSTQSYDRADKFKLYRSIPSFKEYVLIYQNSFWVEQYTKQPDNRWILTEYLEEDAILKLECVSFEISLRDLYKRVTFEN from the coding sequence ATGGTACTTGCAACAACCAAGCGCTACACCGTAGATGAATATCTAGAACTAGAAGCAAAAGCCGAATTTAAAAGCGAATTTGTGGATGGAGAGATTATCCCAATGGCAGGAGCAACCGCAAATCATAATATTTTGACGGCTAAGTTCTTAGCGCGGATTTTGTTAGCCTTAGAGGACTTAAATTACTCAGTCTTTATGAGTGATATGCGCTTGTGGATGCCTGAACATAAGCGTTATACCTATCCTGATGTGATGGCGATTGAAGGAAAGTCTGTTTTCACCGATGAAAAACAAACTGCAATTACTAATCCATTGCTGATTGTCGAAATTTTATCTAATTCTACACAAAGTTACGATCGCGCAGACAAGTTTAAGCTATATCGTTCGATTCCATCATTTAAAGAATATGTCTTGATTTATCAGAACAGCTTTTGGGTAGAGCAATATACCAAGCAGCCAGATAACAGATGGATATTAACTGAATATTTAGAGGAAGATGCCATTCTTAAACTTGAATGCGTTAGCTTCGAGATTAGTTTAAGAGATTTATATAAGCGAGTTACATTTGAGAACTAA
- the cas2 gene encoding CRISPR-associated endonuclease Cas2, which produces MLWLVCYDVADDRRRLRLAKRIEQRCQRVQRSVFECPLDESVLDRQLERYWLPLLNLEQDNLRVYPLDATAKRRTRVFGSPRPYEPPDFVIL; this is translated from the coding sequence ATGCTGTGGTTGGTATGTTATGACGTTGCGGACGATCGTCGCCGTTTAAGGTTGGCGAAGCGGATCGAGCAGCGCTGTCAGAGGGTGCAGCGATCGGTTTTTGAGTGTCCTTTGGATGAGTCGGTGTTGGATCGGCAGTTAGAGAGGTATTGGTTGCCTTTGTTAAATCTGGAGCAGGATAATTTGCGGGTTTATCCTTTGGATGCGACGGCGAAGAGGCGGACTAGGGTGTTTGGCAGTCCACGTCCTTATGAGCCGCCTGATTTTGTGATTTTATGA
- a CDS encoding NUDIX domain-containing protein → MRYNCWRHDTPITLAQKGFWILLALLIPINPEEPDNFIFGYVETGETPINTVIKATQEEAGVEINNIVQMGYILAEKKVETSSNKKHPKVSTINTAINIYHSFVTSVSSNWNKQETQHRQVLNSKNTKKILSKRNDNNQLVQILDYVAEYVKKLILKIEFEFKKKAYNPTLPTSQVFNFTKNKEGMYCIVRDFNEQHFSLPGGGCDLGESWENCSIRETLEETQMETSNTKIIGVYVLSYMAQTGALHQVQHIRTLSNCDETIEFITR, encoded by the coding sequence ATGCGATACAATTGCTGGCGACATGATACGCCTATAACTCTTGCTCAGAAAGGCTTTTGGATACTATTAGCTTTGCTTATCCCCATAAACCCAGAAGAGCCAGATAACTTTATTTTTGGATATGTGGAGACAGGCGAAACCCCAATCAATACAGTGATTAAAGCAACTCAAGAAGAAGCTGGAGTTGAAATTAATAACATTGTTCAAATGGGTTACATTCTAGCCGAAAAAAAAGTAGAAACTTCCTCAAACAAAAAACACCCAAAAGTTTCTACAATTAACACTGCAATTAACATTTATCATTCATTTGTGACATCTGTCTCCTCAAATTGGAACAAACAGGAAACACAACATCGACAAGTGTTAAATTCCAAAAATACCAAAAAAATATTATCTAAAAGAAACGATAACAATCAGTTAGTTCAAATCCTAGACTATGTTGCAGAATATGTAAAAAAATTAATCCTTAAAATTGAATTTGAGTTTAAGAAAAAAGCCTACAATCCTACCCTACCTACAAGCCAAGTTTTTAACTTTACAAAAAACAAAGAAGGAATGTATTGCATCGTCCGAGATTTTAACGAACAACATTTTAGTTTGCCAGGCGGAGGTTGCGATCTCGGAGAGAGTTGGGAGAATTGCTCAATTCGGGAAACACTCGAAGAGACCCAAATGGAAACTAGTAACACAAAAATTATTGGAGTTTATGTTTTAAGCTATATGGCACAAACAGGTGCATTGCATCAAGTACAGCACATCCGAACTTTATCCAATTGCGATGAAACAATAGAATTTATTACCAGATAA
- a CDS encoding glycoside hydrolase family 10 protein: MSMRLKPPMKLVQNFISKICHEYSFGNALWRPILWQIWRSRKYFLTFLFIIAFVTTLILPSLIPALATTHQAIAQIKKPNPPNSAPMLPRQEIRGVWLTSNDFTMFSDRKQLSQALQQLKRLNFNTIYPVVWASGYVMFPSTVAQNTGIQPFVYRGAEGQDIVADIIKQAHQHNLLVMPWFEFGFMAPPTSELATNHPDWLTQERDGDNTSITAAGQVAWLNPFHPEVQKFMTELVLEAVSNYDLDGIQFDDHTSLPKTFGYDRYTLNLYRQETKREAPANPDNPDWVRWRANKITAFMTNLNKAVKQRKPNLIFSVSPNYYEFAYKQQLQDWLGWVRQGIVNELIVQVYRNDLEDFRAQISRPEIAEVKNKISTGIGILSGLRNNNIPMSQIYSQVIATQERSLGISFFYYKSLWGYGPESVSDRQRDLQYLFRNPAPRFAIRN, encoded by the coding sequence ATATCTATGCGACTAAAGCCTCCCATGAAACTAGTGCAGAATTTTATATCTAAAATTTGCCATGAATATAGTTTCGGGAATGCTCTATGGCGACCTATCCTCTGGCAAATTTGGCGATCGCGTAAGTATTTTTTGACATTTCTTTTTATAATCGCTTTTGTTACTACTCTGATCTTACCTAGCCTGATTCCTGCTTTGGCAACGACCCACCAAGCGATCGCGCAGATCAAGAAGCCAAATCCACCCAATTCAGCACCTATGCTGCCAAGACAGGAAATTCGTGGTGTTTGGTTGACTAGCAATGACTTCACAATGTTTAGCGATCGCAAACAGTTAAGTCAAGCACTCCAACAACTCAAGCGACTAAACTTCAATACCATTTATCCCGTTGTTTGGGCTTCGGGCTATGTGATGTTTCCGAGCACAGTTGCTCAAAACACAGGAATTCAGCCCTTTGTGTATCGAGGTGCTGAGGGGCAAGATATTGTCGCTGATATCATTAAGCAGGCTCATCAGCATAATTTATTGGTGATGCCTTGGTTTGAATTTGGATTCATGGCTCCTCCTACATCAGAACTTGCTACTAACCATCCTGATTGGCTCACCCAAGAACGCGATGGCGATAATACTTCTATAACTGCCGCAGGGCAAGTTGCATGGCTCAATCCATTTCATCCCGAAGTCCAGAAATTTATGACGGAGTTAGTCTTAGAAGCCGTTTCTAATTACGATCTTGATGGAATTCAGTTTGACGACCATACCAGCCTGCCTAAAACCTTTGGCTATGATCGCTATACGCTCAATCTATATCGTCAAGAAACTAAACGCGAGGCTCCTGCTAATCCCGATAATCCTGACTGGGTGCGTTGGCGAGCTAATAAAATTACCGCATTCATGACAAACTTGAATAAAGCGGTGAAGCAAAGAAAGCCTAATCTTATTTTCTCGGTGTCTCCTAACTACTATGAATTTGCCTATAAGCAACAATTGCAAGATTGGCTAGGCTGGGTACGACAAGGGATTGTCAATGAGTTAATTGTGCAGGTCTATCGCAATGATTTAGAGGATTTTCGTGCTCAAATTAGTCGTCCTGAAATTGCGGAAGTCAAAAATAAAATTTCCACAGGTATCGGGATTCTATCTGGACTCCGTAACAACAATATCCCCATGTCACAGATTTATTCACAGGTGATCGCCACTCAAGAGCGTAGTTTAGGCATCTCCTTCTTTTATTACAAGAGTCTCTGGGGCTACGGTCCTGAATCAGTTAGCGATCGGCAGAGGGATTTGCAATATCTCTTCCGCAACCCTGCCCCCAGATTTGCTATTAGAAATTAA